One Oryzomonas sagensis DNA segment encodes these proteins:
- a CDS encoding DUF6236 family protein: MEQNALFYPHIGLHNPSWIKAMALFYDTIYRIVPDNVIPDDSPELQPLLEEGSIGRMIDPAKYSKQASEEFLAKIDDWRAAALCFSDEEEQELSRLHTDKTDERVRELFREAGYKEENNWMYVPTALASNFMLYMANLIGTQNKLSLITSDWGAWTGTSYFGLNGQIDEFIINIGQECDDDFAEAFGLFGLVLSELVPINIAEIPANDILKFRDKRRDEINNFRKCMHDLREELSKLESHEVKIGTIQDKVKELIRVQDQYKSSADIIKAKGWFGVSLMGFPAPMIFGQLFSIPHASTVALGAAGLSIGGLFNIQNTKEELRKLNQQNTASFLVELRKSFKGYTHARGGGDINFHAFNCMEEYVND, encoded by the coding sequence ATGGAACAAAATGCATTGTTTTACCCCCATATCGGTTTACATAACCCCTCATGGATTAAGGCAATGGCTCTTTTTTACGACACTATTTATCGGATCGTTCCAGACAATGTAATCCCTGACGATTCTCCAGAATTACAGCCTTTGCTTGAAGAGGGGTCAATTGGGAGAATGATTGATCCTGCAAAATACTCAAAACAAGCTTCCGAGGAGTTCTTGGCTAAAATCGATGATTGGCGCGCCGCAGCCCTATGCTTCAGTGATGAAGAAGAACAAGAGCTATCAAGGCTACACACTGATAAGACAGATGAAAGAGTACGCGAGCTTTTCCGCGAAGCAGGATATAAAGAAGAAAATAATTGGATGTATGTTCCGACTGCGCTTGCTTCAAACTTCATGCTCTATATGGCTAATTTGATAGGAACGCAAAACAAATTGTCGCTCATTACAAGTGATTGGGGCGCTTGGACGGGGACAAGTTATTTTGGTCTCAATGGGCAGATAGACGAATTTATTATCAATATTGGACAAGAATGTGACGATGATTTTGCTGAAGCTTTCGGGCTTTTTGGGCTTGTTTTGAGTGAGCTTGTTCCTATAAATATTGCAGAAATTCCCGCAAATGACATACTCAAGTTCCGAGATAAAAGACGAGATGAAATAAACAATTTTAGAAAATGTATGCATGATTTACGTGAAGAATTATCAAAGCTTGAATCACATGAAGTTAAGATCGGTACAATACAAGACAAGGTAAAAGAGTTGATTAGAGTGCAGGATCAGTATAAGTCAAGTGCTGATATCATAAAAGCTAAGGGCTGGTTTGGTGTTTCACTGATGGGTTTTCCTGCTCCAATGATATTTGGCCAGCTATTTTCAATTCCACATGCTTCTACTGTTGCTTTAGGTGCTGCAGGGCTTTCAATTGGTGGTTTATTCAATATCCAAAACACGAAAGAAGAACTTAGAAAACTTAATCAGCAAAACACTGCATCGTTCTTGGTTGAGTTACGAAAATCCTTCAAAGGGTATACTCATGCCAGGGGCGGCGGAGATATTAATTTCCACGCATTCAATTGCATGGAAGAATACGTAAACGACTAA